In the genome of Phaeodactylum tricornutum CCAP 1055/1 chromosome 20, whole genome shotgun sequence, one region contains:
- a CDS encoding predicted protein: protein MAVLSVTNESGSQQCNSSSRPRQQRSVEHRHTSENEGRLLDPDVSSTAKHRSNRGPSVRARSCKASSTGTMQDGEENLLYQKIQRSLPTESELLLLCLDHLRDLRRTYPPHLLSRQENIQADYVTMACWALNRAFTADRLTHYGNDCFRDNNIVADAMNSEPREAGSFPSVQDMEEEILVAEDRHNATPAGTFANPEDVSLRYEYDDNHVSNALRFYPVAGLANGMECDGPYSLGELVAAGSVGLGARTRQTAERGMIQSPLFEQFADAVQQKGFFDDPDNDTPSHNESSAEHAARIARKQAVYGERHRKVVTKFRNKLAHTSDDKTTSGDFLAIAAAEQWRQSRIVSIQEAIMNADEEEPTELTSVVVSTDESASAFLKQSQTPEGVTRQMMQQDPILADKVRRASQDPRELYNDPELRQLANEALADPAYAAALGRK from the exons ATGGCCGTACTAAGTGTAACAAACGAATCGGGCAGTCAGCAGTGCAATAGTTCCAGTCGTCCAAGGCAGCAACGCAGCGTTGAACATCGTCATACTAGCGAGAACGAAGGCAGGCTTCTCGATCCCGACGTCAGCAGCACTGCCAAGCATCGCTCCAACAGAGGCCCTAGTGTCAGAGCAAGGTCCTGCAAGGCGTCGTCTACCGGCACGATGCAGGATGGCGAAGAGAACCTGCTGTACCAAAAAATCCAGAGAAGTCTACCCACCGAATCGGAACTACTTTTGCTTTGCCTGGATCATTTGCGAGATCTCAGACGGACGTATCCTCCACACTTGTTGTCTCGCCAAGAAAACATTCAGGCCGACTATGTAACCATGGCTTGTTGGGCATTGAATCGCGCTTTTACGGCAGATAGATTGACGCATTATGGTAATGACTGTTTCCGAGATAATAACATTGTTGCAGACGCGATGAATTCAGAGCCTCGGGAAGCCGGATCCTTCCCCTCAGTCCAagacatggaagaagaaatcctCGTCGCAGAAGATCGACACAACGCGACACCGGCAGGGACCTTTGCCAACCCTGAGGATGTATCGCTCCGCTatgaatacgacgacaatcaCGTTAGCAATGCTCTGCGCTTTTATCCAGTTGCTGGCTTGGCAAACGGTATGGAGTGCGATGGGCCCTATTCACTGGGAGAACTCGTAGCGGCCGGAAGTGTTGGTCTTGGCGCCCGGACTCGACAAACCGCCGAACGAGGGATGATCCAATCGCCTCTTTTTGAACAGTTTGCTGACGCCGTCCAGCAAAAAGGCTTTTTCGATGATCCCGATAACGACACGCCGTCTCATAATGAAAGCTCTGCCGAGCACGCAGCTCGTATAGCTCGAAAGCAAGCCGTCTACGGGGAGCGACATCGCAAGGTAGTGACCAAATTTCGTAATAAACTTGCCCACACGTCCGACGACAAGACAACATCTGGAGATTTCCTCGCCATTGCAGCCGCGGAGCAATGGCGCCAGAGTCGAATAGTTTCTATTCAAGAAGCCATCATGAACGCAGATGAAGAGGAACCAACAGAACTGACATCGGTTGTGGTTAGCACGGATGAGTCGGCTTCagcttttttgaaac AGTCGCAAACACCAGAGGGTGTCACTCGACAAATGATGCAACAAGATCCGATCCTCGCCGACAAAGTCCGCCGAGCGAGCCAGGATCCCCGGGAACTCTATAATGACCCAGAACTTCGACAGTTGGCCAATGAAGCCTTGGCGGACCCTGCCTATGCGGCTGCGTTGGGACGCAAATGA
- a CDS encoding predicted protein produces MANISTVRTISLGSFCLTEQISGCAFGAGPSSHCFAKMQPRCSRQWFSGRCPSRLLVRTIVTTLPRTKENLECFAENQRVAVIGAGAVGSYYGARLCEAGHDVQFHVRGSNLQSFRRKGLKVTSIDGDMYIAPEKIQAYASTNEMKKPVDWIVVSLKSTALDAVPHLLEPLLHPGVRIIAIMNGMIEDDLIAMLKEKMEERSNGPLECCRALYGGMAFICCNRLAPAVVDHSFYGPLAAGVASHRNENRRCEEEDKSAFLRLWAPTKVRVSFEDSLLRGRWRKNIWNLPFNGISVAMGGITVDKIVTDMGLRSLSEHIMSETVAIGNADLEREYGPEGYDPLDEEDKLFLMSLSDTMGEYRPSTMIDLLQRKPMEVYYLFRKPLDRGKELGISSPYLETIVWQIEAYQKEFGLF; encoded by the coding sequence ATGGCGAATATATCCACAGTGCGCACGATTAGTCTCGGATCATTCTGTCTGACAGAACAGATTTCAGGCTGCGCTTTCGGCGCGGGACCATCTAGCCATTGTTTTGCGAAAATGCAGCCACGATGCAGTCGACAATGGTTTTCCGGTCGATGCCCATCCAGACTGCTCGTCCGAACAATTGTAACCACTCTGCCTCGCACAAAGGAGAATTTGGAATGTTTCGCTGAAAATCAGCGCGTAGCGGTGATTGGCGCAGGCGCTGTGGGTTCTTATTATGGTGCACGCTTGTGTGAAGCAGGGCATGACGTTCAATTCCACGTGAGAGGATCCAATCTCCAATCTTTCCGACGAAAAGGTCTGAAGGTGACATCAATAGACGGAGATATGTATATTGCCCCTGAAAAGATCCAAGCTTACGCAAGTACAAACGAAATGAAGAAGCCGGTTGATTGGATTGTGGTTTCCTTGAAGTCGACGGCGCTCGACGCTGTTCCTCACTTACTCGAACCGCTTTTACACCCAGGCGTTCGCATCATAGCCATAATGAATGGAATGATAGAGGACGATCTGATTGCTATGCTCAAAgagaaaatggaagaaaGGAGCAATGGACCGCTGGAATGTTGCCGTGCCTTGTATGGGGGCATGGCGTTTATTTGTTGCAATCGACTGGCACCGGCTGTTGTGGATCATTCCTTCTACGGACCGTTGGCTGCGGGTGTGGCGAGTCATAGAAACGAAAATCGGCGctgtgaagaggaagacaaAAGCGCTTTTTTAAGACTTTGGGCACCGACCAAAGTGAGAGTGTCGTTTGAGGATTCTCTTTTGCGTGGACGATGGAGAAAAAACATTTGGAATCTTCCATTCAATGGAATAAGTGTCGCAATGGGCGGAATCACGGTAGACAAGATCGTCACGGATATGGGACTCCGATCGCTATCGGAACACATTATGAGTGAGACTGTAGCAATTGGCAATGCAGATTTAGAACGAGAGTATGGTCCCGAAGGATATGACCccttggacgaggaagacaaaTTGTTTTTGATGTCCTTGTCGGATACAATGGGTGAGTATCGTCCCTCTACAATGATTGATCTTTTGCAACGAAAGCCAATGGAGGTTTATTATTTGTTCCGAAAGCCACTCGATCGAGGAAAGGAGCTAGGTATATCATCTCCATATTTAGAAACAATTGTTTGGCAGATCGAAGCCTACCAGAAAGAATTCGGGCTGTTCTAG
- a CDS encoding predicted protein, with the protein GGFVNFYAGLGVTVFGAMPGVALYFGVYSYCKRVLLQTDFGQSHKTLSIAMSAAIGNSVASFSRVPYEVVKQQLQTQAYDTTWQAFKAIAASENWLGMIFPKGGVAVQMIRDVPYAVVTLLLYESLQSTLSRSLQQSTSQQKAWDFALGGVAGGIGSWVTNPMDVVKTRLQTRSELYGGSVAQCVSSIWREGGAAAFLRGSVPRLMHKVPANAFFFLFYE; encoded by the exons GGTGGATTCGTCAATTTCTACGCCGGGCTGGGCGTCACAGTCTTCGGAGCCATGCCGGGTGTGGCCTTGTATTTTGGAGTCTACAGTTACTGCAAACGGGTATTGCTGCAAACTGACTTTGGGCAATCACACAAGACACTTTCCATTGCCATGTCGGCAGCGATAGGCAATTCAGTGGCGAGCTTTTCCCGCGTACCCTACGAAGTCGTCAAACAACAACTACAAACGCAGGCGTACGACACAACGTGGCAAGCCTTCAAGGCAATTGCTGCCTCCGAGAATTGGCTCGGGAtgatttttcccaaaggCGGTGTTGCCGTGCAAATGATTCGGGACGTTCCGTATGCGGTGGTGACGCTCCTTCTGTACGAATCCCTTCAGTCCACACTTTCCAGATCGTTGCAGCAGAGTACTAGCCAACAAAAGGCTTGGGATTTTGCGCTTGGGGGTGTCGCAGGTGGGATCGGAAGCTGGGTAACAAACCCAATGGACGT TGTCAAAACACGGTTACAAACAAGGAGTGAGCTTTATGGTGGCTCTGTCGCACAGTGCGTGTCGTCCATTTGGCGGGAAGGTGGCGCGGCGGCATTCTTACGCGGTAGTGTGCCACGACTCATGCATAAGGTACCCGCGAacgcttttttctttttgttttacGAA
- a CDS encoding predicted protein, translating into MRLQRLPVAPVAVGVACLLARYSSAWIPVSSSLSGTSTRPPPFRVSACSMTRTLRPNLSPETSTRIRICTEPYNESNSRRHALVSRRDTLQTWLMVPLLTAAIVALDPDRSLAAPPSTKDATITDKIFITVKGLPKREEEPEFEPKRIVIGLFGTEAPESVDKLKRLVASSSSGQLSNGLAIPCRPKATRTLQKEQLEANKVYNSCVEGEDQGVTLQYSSIWRVFPNERIDMGAVTGKFVAREYPNWQETVESELGHDQPGVVSVRRGNDSGFGFTIYPGGAKDPVRDLAALNADHIVVGRVIEGMDIVAQLNSVPVISSSKLNYMSLTGGQTTKNAPTRSCRYGGDMYCNENKPLIKLSITETGIL; encoded by the coding sequence ATGAGATTGCAGCGACTACCGGTGGCCCCTGTAGCGGTAGGAGTTGCTTGTCTATTGGCGCGGTACTCATCGGCGTGGATACCAGTCAGCTCGTCGTTGTCGGGGACGTCGACTAGACCTCCTCCTTTCCGCGTATCGGCCTGCTCCATGACAAGGACTCTGCGCCCAAATCTGTCACCAGAAACGTCTACCAGAATCCGAATATGCACAGAGCCCTACAATGAATCGAATTCGCGGAGGCATGCCCTTGTTTCACGAAGGGACACGTTACAAACTTGGCTCATGGTTCCGTTACTCACAGCGGCCATCGTAGCGCTTGATCCGGATCGATCACTGGCCGCGCCCCCTTCCACAAAGGATGCCACGATCACGGACAAGATTTTCATCACCGTGAAAGGCTTACCAAAACGTGAAGAGGAGCCCGAGTTCGAACCCAAGCGTATCGTCATTGGATTGTTTGGTACAGAAGCACCGGAATCCGTTGACAAACTCAAACGCCTCGTggcgtcgtcttcttccgggCAGCTGTCCAACGGTCTCGCCATACCCTGCCGACCGAAGGCCACGCGGACTCTGCAGAAAGAGCAGCTCGAAGCTAACAAAGTCTACAATTCCTGTGTCGAAGGTGAGGACCAGGGTGTCACGCTCCAGTATTCCTCGATTTGGAGAGTCTTTCCGAACGAGCGGATTGATATGGGTGCGGTTACAGGCAAGTTTGTTGCTCGCGAATATCCAAACTGGCAGGAAACAGTAGAATCAGAATTGGGGCACGATCAACCCGGCGTGGTTTCCGTACGTCGGGGGAACGACAGCGGTTTTGGCTTTACCATTTATCCCGGTGGCGCCAAAGATCCCGTCCGTGATCTTGCTGCCCTCAACGCCGATCACATCGTGGTAGGTCGTGTGATCGAAGGTATGGATATTGTTGCACAGTTGAATAGCGTGCCCGTCATTTCCTCTTCCAAACTCAACTACATGAGTCTGACCGGTGGCCAAACGACCAAGAATGCACCGACACGATCTTGTCGGTACGGTGGCGACATGTACTGCAACGAAAATAAACCACTCATCAAATTGAGCATCACCGAAACGGGAATTCTGTAG
- a CDS encoding predicted protein → MKRRKIFVTVCPVILLLVVVSSTSSVHAKRSKVTTSVSSISQTRRRDSLLFPFLILRRNPSVLGSFRESVKLSGVGLRGGSQEKQEHEEGRNLAASLENNKADPGIIEKDTAGKPEGNENIYDEALDTTLKANSNTTARNPRTVQESAVAVDGQNNANDDNVDSQGLEGNMDDAAKKNTAIPTNEHLSTLAQESAMRDSLQVSESDTESSERNEDEDEGGETATYLENVLNEATVYRQQGKHFHDEGHYENAANCFRVAGNLIHPTLQEFDDLMEEFATCRLHQALCHLKAEEYEAAKLACTHVLDDCSGDASVMAPALRARAFHRRAKAELGLGDSTLALQDARSAAFLGDRKAVALYGRLMRESSPIVGRSPASPDIFTGSAMGDLSTSSSLLESLLSKPSSPSRGSSDPLGDGMFPASLLSGLGTAGPTDGGGLAKSVLSSLSKRLEDENTQETICRFLQNTSGPQLQQFAVMAGVPLQSTQATKIAAFCQGVTPKLIRRTVKSTKRIAYVVQLVRKSLQLLAKYRNVIIILCILAWVKSALLRPVPIDKKAARRAIEAAAKAATTAM, encoded by the coding sequence ATGAAACGCAGAAAAATATTCGTGACAGTTTGTCCCGTCATCCTACTGCTGGTGGTGGTATCAAGTACCAGTAGCGTCCATGCCAAACGATCCAAAGTCACGACGAGCGTCTCTTCTATCTCACAAACGAGAAGACGGGACTCCCTTCTATTTCCTTTCTTAATACTGCGAAGGAATCCCAGCGTCTTGGGTTCTTTCCGCGAAAGTGTAAAATTATCGGGGGTCGGCTTGCGAGGGGGGTCCCAGGAAAAGCAAGAGCATGAAGAAGGTCGCAATCTAGCGGCTAGTTTGGAGAACAACAAGGCAGATCCCGGGATAATCGAGAAAGATACTGCTGGTAAACCGGAAGGTAATGAAAATATATACGATGAAGCTCTGGATACGACACTCAAAGCCAATTCTAATACGACGGCTAGGAATCCTCGAACCGTTCAGGAATCCGCAGTTGCTGTAGATGGACAAAACAACGCAAATGATGACAATGTAGATTCTCAGGGCTTGGAGGGAAATATGGATGATGCGGCGAAGAAAAACACCGCAATTCCAACGAACGAGCACTTGTCTACACTAGCGCAGGAATCCGCAATGCGGGATTCCTTGCAAGTCTCGGAATCCGATACGGAGAGCTCGGAAAGaaatgaagacgaagatgaaggaGGAGAAACTGCAACATACTTAGAAAATGTCCTCAACGAGGCTACCGTCTATCGTCAGCAGGGTAAGCACTTTCATGATGAGGGTCACTATGAAAACGCCGCCAACTGTTTTCGAGTTGCCGGTAATTTAATCCACCCCACCTTGCAAGAGTTTGACGACCTAATGGAAGAATTCGCTACCTGTCGTTTGCATCAGGCATTGTGTCACCTGAAAGCCGAAGAGTACGAAGCCGCCAAATTAGCGTGTACGCATGTTCTAGACGATTGTTCTGGGGATGCTTCTGTCATGGCACCGGCGCTGCGGGCTCGTGCATTCCACCGTAGGGCTAAAGCGGAGTTGGGTCTAGGCGATAGTACGCTAGCTTTGCAAGACGCTCGGTCGGCTGCCTTCTTGGGCGACCGTAAGGCCGTCGCACTATATGGGAGACTCATGAGAGAATCGTCTCCGATAGTCGGAAGATCACCAGCATCGCCAGATATTTTCACGGGAAGTGCTATGGGGGATTTATCTACTTCAAGCTCACTGCTAGAGTCACTGCTGAGCAAGCCTTCGAGTCCGTCAAGGGGCAGCTCAGATCCACTGGGTGATGGCATGTTTCCGGCTTCCCTATTGAGTGGGTTGGGGACGGCCGGACCAACGGATGGTGGTGGACTGGCAAAATCTGTACTGTCGTCGCTCTCCAAGCGGCTGGAGGACGAAAACACCCAAGAAACAATTTGTCGATTTTTGCAGAACACCTCGGGTCCGCAACTACAACAGTTTGCCGTCATGGCTGGTGTCCCCTTACAATCGACACAAGCGACCAAAATTGCTGCGTTTTGTCAAGGTGTGACGCCCAAACTCATACGGAGAACGGTAAAGAGCACGAAACGGATAGCGTACGTCGTGCAGCTGGTACGAAAGTCTTTACAATTGTTGGCCAAGTACCGGAACGTTATCATTATCTTATGCATCCTGGCGTGGGTCAAGAGTGCACTGTTGCGTCCTGTTCCAATCGACAAGAAAGCGGCACGGCGGGCGATCGAGGCAGCTGCCAAAGCAGCCACGACAGCCATGTAA
- a CDS encoding predicted protein — protein MNRTRHVKIMSALTVKQRFYISTHTIERCAVQLAFSTSFGRWGGNYRPFLSLSMKSHGPRQIQAQGKYSLKLFCGLIGCIAVLSNVSLHQFLFTSPDRLLTDREWALESRMQRLEIQLNHTQSLLQKQVYKAHGISYDNKLDVFWLHIQKTGTSFFNTLYLNLCPRILSEHPEVLHGKLVDTRLVARFPPSEWCEATILNMPCPGCHRPYRMSRRPFTTFTMFRDPLERLQSAYAFNRHGSQLKNQNVSFDVYVNEPQIPNCQIKMVLGHRCFKDVNIIELNLNKAIRRIKRPNFFFGVTDRWAESMCLFHQWYGGSSQPFEMRNNRPTFREPLNRTINYHDLDTELFARAVEIFDRRLIEAGCLMRRNSIEQSETIDILPSAFSKAKWG, from the exons ATGAACCGGACCAGGCATGTGAAAATTATGTCGGCACTAACCGTCAAGCAGCGCTTTTACATATCGACCCACACGATTGAAAGGTGCGCCGTGCAACTTGCATTTTCGACGTCGTTCGGCCGTTGGGGAGGAAATTATCGTCCGTTTTTG tcactgtcaatgaaaagTCATGGTCCGAGACAAATTCAAGCGCAAGGCAAATACTCTCTGAAGCTCTTCTGCGGTCTCATTGGATGCATCGCGGTGTTATCCAATGTGTCACTACATCAATTTCTCTTCACTTCGCCCGATCGGCTGCTAACGGACAGAGAATGGGCTTTGGAGAGTCGGATGCAGCGGCTTGAAATACAACTTAACCACACGCAGTCCCTTCTGCAAAAGCAAGTCTACAAGGCACACGGAATATCCTACGATAACAAGTTGGATGTGTTCTGGTTGCACATTCAAAAGACGGGAacttcctttttcaataCTTTATATCTGAACTTGTGTCCCCGTATCCTTTCCGAGCACCCTGAGGTACTGCACGGCAAACTCGTGGACACCCGTCTGGTTGCCAGGTTTCCACCTTCCGAGTGGTGTGAGGCAACTATCCTCAACATGCCATGTCCGGGATGCCACAGACCATACAGAATGAGCCGACGCCCTTTTACGACCTTTACTATGTTCCGGGATCCGTTGGAAAGGCTTCAGAGTGCTTATGCGTTCAATCGCCACGGTAGCCAGTTGAAGAATCAGAACGTTTCGTTTGACGTATACGTCAATGAACCTCAG ATTCCGAATTGTCAAATTAAAATGGTTTTGGGACATAGATGCTTCAAAGATGTGAACATTATCGAGCTAAATTTGAACAAGGCGATACGAAGGATCAAACGACCCAACTTTTTTTTCGGCGTAACGGATCGCTGGGCTGAGAGCATGTGTCTTTTCCATCAATGGTATGGTGGGAGTTCGCAGCCGTTCGAAATGCGCAACAACCGTCCGACTTTCCGAGAACCACTCAACCGCACCATCAACTACCACGATCTCGACACAGAACTATTCGCGCGAGCCGTTGAGATCTTCGATCGGAGACTCATTGAAGCAGGATGCTTGATGAGGCGAAATTCAATCGAACAGAGTGAGACTATTGATATACTTCCTAGTGCTTTCTCCAAGGCAAAATGGGGATGA
- a CDS encoding predicted protein has translation MRKLKRRNAPSNDEDDRLPLYDSSTATSSNGPSSRAKQRKRRSTGPCWPWARLVMVSGIVLTVYCGWIWWKAPDHKPPIPPILHRAFPYKRDWYLPRIRDDVKLEEWDGPQLIHVVHTRFMQEQPSLTSLGRARLGLFRVFCLPTMIEQTTNHFLWIIKTDPDLDAEIMQVLVDLVSPYPNFFLVASNVNFRINEDFPGAWRDGAQARDLALSRTYTGNQTLLEVAMALEAQLPILETRLDADDGLHVEFLEQMQYQATKAFRQSALKWMYWCTRRHMEWHWIDEVPSSFEHDSPLGQKIVEYGALQGVQHSNLCITAGYTVGFPVGVSEPDVPVYPHQDLVSMIRKLPSEKACGLKPSEKCLQFVEEHIFEAVRSRTHTSAGMLKVRLEQDGLVNTPWLSYAYWDLLCKSFEIQRMQVRWMNEYLTSHIIDIARDNLLGQCTLGHSCKDSAKEELAKVIEKYRNRTTSG, from the exons ATGAGAAAGCTAAAGAGGCGCAATGCTCCGTCCAATGATGAAGATGATCGATTGCCCTTGTACGATTCGTCCACTGCCACAAGCTCCAACGGACCGTCGTCTCGAGCCAAGCAGCGCAAACGAAGATCGACCGGACCTTGTTGGCCATGGGCCAGACTAGTAATGGTATCCGGTATTGTTCTGACAGTCTACTGTGGTTGGATCTGGTGGAAAGCACCCGATCATAAACCTCCCATTCCCCCCATTCTACATCGTGCGTTTCCCTACAAACGTGATTGGTACTTGCCACGGATACGAGACGATGTCAAACTGGAAGAGTGGGATGGCCCACAGCTAATACACGTGGTTCACACACGGTTCATGCAAGAACAGCCCAGCTTGACGTCTTTGGGACGTGCACGACTGGGGCTCTTTCGCGTCTTTTGTCTACCTACGATGATTGAGCAAACCACCAACCATTTTTTGTGGATTATTAAGACGGATCCCGACCTCGATGCCGAAATTATGCAAGTGCTGGTGGATTTGGTCTCTCCTTATCCCAACTTTTTCCTCGTAGCATCCAACGTCAATTTTCGTATCAACGAAGATTTTCCTGGCGCTTGGCGGGATGGTGCCCAGGCCAGGGACTTGGCCCTGTCTCGAACTTATACGGGCAATCAAACGCTTCTCGAAGTCGCCATGGCGTTGGAAGCCCAGCTACCCATACTCGAAACCCGGCTCGATGCCGATGACGGATTACACGTTGAATTTCTGGAACAAATGCAGTACCAGGCGACCAAGGCCTTTCGACAAAGTGCACTTAAATGGATGTACTGGTGTACACGACGGCATATGGAATGGCATTGGATAGACGAAGTACCGTCCTCCTTCGAACACGACTCGCCACTTGGCCAAAAGATTGTGGAATACGGGGCTTTGCAAGGTGTGCAACATTCCAACCTCTGTATTACAGCCGGATATACAGTGGGCTTTCCAGTCGGGGTGTCTGAACCAGACGTACCCGTGTATCCTCATCAAGATTTGGTGTCCATGATTCGAAAACTACCATCGGAAAAGGCTTGTGGATTGAAACCGAGTGAAAAATGTTTGCAGTTTGTTGAAGAACACATTTTTGAAGCAGTTCGATCCCGAACGCACACCTCGGCCGGGATGCTGAAGGTGCGATTAGAGCAAGACGGCCTGGTGAATACTCCTTGGTTGTCCTACGCGTACTGGGATCTGTTATGCAAGAGTTTTGAAATTCAGCGAATGCAAGTGCGGTGGATGAACGAATATCTGACATCCCACATTATCGACATTGCCCGAGACAATCTTCTGGGACAGTGCACTCTGGGTCACAGTTGCAAG GACTCGGCCAAGGAAGAGCTGGCAAAGGTGATTGAAAAGTACAGAAACCGAACAACTTCGGGCTAG
- a CDS encoding predicted protein, with amino-acid sequence MAGPSKRPCSRVWQSLVLRLLGAASLWLIDVTLAADFDFPNATVTTLAFGSCHKRKYAAPHVWRSVQAQQPQAWLWTGDSVYPPAHGMASVELLEEEYRQMKTNASLGYATFQPPLGIFGTWDDHDYGGNDMGSSMPDQAARSRAFWDFLGRQPPSRHGLYHSVSWGNPPSRQVQVFFLDTRSFRRDHCVPSVATYIPLGAGIACLTRWLSAGLWPSLCQAPDNALLGHAQWDWLATELSQSQASVNVIVSSIQVLTTNPVMETWGHFPLERAKLLQLISDSRARGVALLSGDVHHGEILDPWANWKKSGADTFSSLLEVTSSGMTHTCTKGLYGALCRPLLDAFASHRQRPDAYYTGRNFGILTIDWSQATFTVNVLDQDGRGVLSTGPQKFNQRALTPKEVLAVPDCVDGHLQTSVFVAIVAGLLWVWARIRNEQNKK; translated from the coding sequence ATGGCGGGTCCATCGAAACGGCCTTGTTCCCGGGTGTGGCAAAGTCTGGTTCTCCGTCTACTGGGTGCTGCTAGCCTTTGGCTAATTGACGTAACCTTGGCGGCGGActttgactttccgaacGCTACCGTGACAACGTTGGCCTTTGGTTCCTGCCACAAACGCAAATATGCGGCACCTCACGTATGGCGATCCGTCCAAGCCCAACAGCCGCAAGCGTGGTTGTGGACGGGTGATTCCGTCTATCCTCCCGCACACGGCATGGCGTCCGTGGAGCTACTGGAGGAAGAATATCGTCAAATGAAAACGAATGCGAGTCTCGGATACGCCACCTTTCAACCACCGCTCGGAATATTTGGCACTTGGGACGATCACGACTACGGAGGCAACGATATGGGATCGTCCATGCCGGACCAAGCCGCGCGGTCGCGTGCCTTTTGGGACTTTCTGGGTCGGCAACCTCCATCTCGGCACGGATTGTACCACAGCGTCTCTTGGGGCAACCCTCCGTCACGGCAAGTGCAGGTATTCTTTCTGGATACGCGTTCGTTTCGACGAGACCATTGCGTACCCAGTGTCGCCACCTATATCCCACTGGGTGCGGGAATTGCGTGTCTCACGCGATGGTTGTCCGCTGGGTTGTGGCCTAGTCTGTGTCAGGCTCCGGACAATGCCTTGCTCGGACACGCACAGTGGGACTGGCTGGCCACGGAGCTGTCTCAGTCACAAGCATCAGTGAACGTCATTGTCAGTAGTATCCAAGTGCTGACTACCAATCCGGTTATGGAAACCTGGGGACATTTTCCCTTGGAACGGGCGAAGCTCTTGCAGTTAATTAGCGATAGCCGCGCCAGGGGTGTGGCCTTGCTCTCCGGTGACGTACACCACGGTGAAATCTTGGATCCGTGGgcgaattggaaaaagagCGGCGCGGACACTTTCTCTTCCCTATTGGAAGTGACCAGCTCGGGTATGACCCATACCTGCACCAAAGGTTTGTACGGAGCTCTTTGTCGCCCTCTCTTGGACGCGTTCGCCTCCCATCGGCAACGGCCCGATGCCTACTATACGGGCCGCAATTTTGGTATTTTAACGATCGACTGGTCGCAAGCAACCTTCACAGTGAACGTCCTGGACCAAGACGGCAGAGGCGTCCTGTCCACCGGACCACAAAAGTTTAATCAACGTGCGCTAACGCCGAAGGAAGTGCTGGCCGTTCCCGATTGTGTGGATGGACATTTGCAAACATCGGTCTTCGTGGCTATCGTTGCTGGCCTCCTTTGGGTGTGGGCAAGAATACGGAATGAGCAGAACAAAAAGTGA